A stretch of Candidatus Hydrogenedentota bacterium DNA encodes these proteins:
- a CDS encoding prepilin-type N-terminal cleavage/methylation domain-containing protein, translating into MRKRGFTLIELLVVIAIIGILAAILLPALARAREAARRASCANNLKQWGLIFKMYANESKGEKWPFATVYFDETNGEIKDSKYMPSGVFPEYLTDPNILVCPSDAQANIDEYKDANGNWCFTTTCTDFSEGDTQSYFYLGYMLDKVGANDPVVPLPGGNVCAQFAAMYLAVQQITSDTWVSAQDMWSSIETDLDLNDVSSLSTYGIVAAQVGNGGGSTIYRFREGIERFLISDINNPAASATAQSETFAMSDRISNDVADFNHVPGGGNVLYMDGHVAFQKYPDDTGPFSREVGNAFALF; encoded by the coding sequence ATGCGTAAGCGTGGATTTACGCTCATCGAGCTGCTAGTTGTAATCGCAATTATCGGTATTCTCGCGGCAATTCTGCTCCCCGCCCTGGCCCGCGCCCGCGAAGCCGCCCGCCGCGCCAGCTGCGCAAACAACCTGAAGCAATGGGGCCTTATCTTCAAGATGTACGCCAACGAGTCCAAGGGTGAGAAGTGGCCATTTGCTACAGTCTACTTTGACGAGACTAACGGGGAAATCAAGGACTCCAAGTACATGCCGAGCGGCGTGTTTCCTGAGTACCTCACCGATCCCAACATCCTGGTCTGTCCCTCGGATGCCCAGGCCAATATCGACGAGTACAAAGATGCAAATGGCAATTGGTGCTTCACGACCACTTGCACGGATTTCTCCGAAGGCGATACCCAAAGCTACTTCTATCTGGGGTATATGCTCGACAAGGTAGGTGCGAATGACCCCGTCGTCCCGCTACCGGGCGGAAACGTGTGTGCCCAGTTCGCGGCTATGTACCTGGCAGTTCAACAGATCACCAGTGACACCTGGGTTTCCGCCCAGGATATGTGGTCCTCAATTGAGACGGACTTGGATTTGAACGACGTTTCCTCATTGTCCACCTATGGCATCGTTGCTGCCCAGGTTGGCAACGGCGGCGGGAGCACAATCTATCGTTTCCGTGAAGGCATTGAGCGTTTCCTGATCAGTGACATTAACAATCCTGCTGCGTCGGCAACCGCTCAAAGCGAAACCTTCGCGATGAGTGACCGAATCTCCAATGATGTTGCTGACTTCAACCACGTGCCCGGTGGCGGCAACGTCCTTTATATGGACGGTCACGTTGCGTTCCAGAAGTACCCGGATGACACCGGTCCATTCAGTCGGGAAGTTGGCAACGCGTTTGCCCTGTTCTAG